The DNA window AACCTGTGGTGCTCTCTTCAGCAGATGTCCTTTTCAAGTTGGCTTCTTCTGCTCGGATATCATACACTTGTAGAATTTCAGCGGAAAGGATTGCTTGCTCATTTGTAGCATTTATGGTGGAAGGAACCATTTTCTCTGTAACAACCAATGAAATGAAACAGATAAGAGCATGAAAATGTTGCCCATCTCCCaatacataaaaaaacaaaaaacaaaagacaaaaaaaacaaaaaaaacaaaaaaacaaaaaaaacaaaaaaacaaaaaaaacaaaaaacagaagTTTATTCCTTTCATTATTCCAATTATTATGAATAATGTATCAATGATTTGTTCTTCTCCAACACGATTGTAGAACCAATCACCTGAAGCAGAACCAGAATAACCTTTCATATGATCAGTTTGGCCATCAGACTTGACCGAAAACTCTGTGTGCACAACATCAGAAGCACTAAGCTGATGTTTAAGATTGTGATCACCATCATTTTGCAATGATTGGGAATTAATATCAGAAAAATCCCCACAAAGATCATTGTCATTGTTGTCTTCCACTGGGACAGAACTAGGAACCCAAGATTCAGTATTTAGTGCTGAAGCCATATGATGCTCATTCTGACTGAAATTTTCTGCACCGCTTGGAAAAAACCAGGCAATATCATGATCTACTTTTATATCTTCATGAAGAGCTTCAGAAACTCTGATGTTTGCTGTATCAACATACTCAGCTTGACTTTCCAAATTCGTAAGAGATGAGTAGTCAGTACACCTACTGGTATCAACTCCCTTCTGGACTTCCTGAAAATCTTCACCTTGACGAACCTGTAAATGAGAATGAAATTCAATTAAATTTCATAAATTGATTTGCTTATAAAACACAGTCCACTTACAATTGTATCCTGAAGAAAAGGTTCACATATCAGTAAATTCTTGCCAGATTCAGAAAATCCAGAAAGTGTAACAGGATGAGGCTCTTTTGGAGACATTAGCAGCACATTCAGGGGCAATCTTTATGTTTGTTGAACCAATTACCTCCACAACTCCGTCGCCAATATACTTCCCAGCTAAGTTGGAATGGTCAGTTCCATCCTTCTCTGGAAAATCAGAACTGCTGCTAATAGAATTGCTTGCTCCATCAACTTTGGTATCTGCTGGAAAAACCACAGcatctcctcctccttcagGAATTACCGCAGGCTTTTCTGGAAGAATTTCCTGTGATATATCATGGTAAGAATCATGGGATTCCTGCCTATTAATAGAGCAATCGGTTTGAGTTAGCCTAGTGTGGATACATATATATCACTACTTACAGAATCTGGAAGGGCTTCCAAGCCATTTGACACATTGTCTGTGCCAATTATAGCCTTCTCTGGAAAATCATTGCTGTTAATGGCATAGCTTGCACTATCAACTTCATTATCTGATGTAGAAACCATGGCAGCTCCAACTGTTTCATGAATCACTGTAGACCTTTCTGGAAGAATCTCCTGTGATAAATCATGGTTAGAATCATGAGATCGCTGCTTCTCAATAGAGAAAAAAGTTTGAGCTTGTCCTGAACAAGTAGATGTTACATCACTGCTTAAGGCTGGAGGGACTTCTGATCCATTTGACCCATCACCCCTAATAGAAGCCTTGCATTCAAAAGAATCAGTTTCATATTCATTGAATCTCTCCTCAACCATACTTTTGCTCACTGTCCCTTCTTGCTGGAGGTTTTTTCCATGTACTTGCTGACCTGAACAGGCATCACCTTCATCCAACTTATTTAACAGGAAACTGGAGTTATCTTCCTCAGAAGCAAGAATTTTAGGATGATCTTCCTCCTCTTTTATTACTGCACCATGTGTATCTGATGTCCCAGGTCCATGATCTCTACAATCTTTAATTGTCACATCAGAATGTCTTTCTGCAGGTATAACAGTTGATGTTGAAAGTGCAGGTATCTTGTCATTTGGTTCTGCTTTCACATTGCAACCATCAACAGTCTCACTAGGATACGCAACACTTACTTCTTGTACAGAAGCATCTCTTTCACTAGCAATCATAGTACCCATATGTTCAATGCCGACAACTTCCATGGGCCCTGAACAAGAATTAGAGGATGAATCAATTTGGGGTATCACTGGTCCGGAGAGCTTAGATTGCTCTTCCTTCGAGTCTACAAGTCTATCAATGGGTGCATTGATTCTTGTTGTACTGACATCAGCGGTTACTCCTGCAAATTCATCCATTTGTTCCAACCTTGAATCTATCTCAGATACCTCCATGCTTAGAGGTTTACTAGGTGATGCTACCAGGTGTGGAAAATGCCCATTTGCATCACTATTTTCATTCATATGTCCTTCGAAACTATGCCCAGAGTGCATCAAAGATCTGTCTGTCACATCATCGCCAGTCTTGATATTTGCAATCTCAGGAATCAAATTCACCCGTTCATCATGATTGACATCGGAAACAAAACTAGCACAATTATGTGCATCTTTTCTTCCATCAACAGCTACTGCTTCAGTTTCCTTATCAGAGGAAGAAGCCAAGCATTTATCCACAGTAAAGCTTGAGGAGTCAATTTGGACCTGTAAGTTATTACTCTTCAAGTTATCCACTGAACTTTCCAAACCTTGGGGCTTTTCCAGCTGGCTGCCCTGCACTGAATGTTCTGGTTCTTGAATAACATCTACACATGAAATTCTAAAATTAGTAGGTTCCAATATCTGAAATGAATCATGATTCAAAGAGGAAGCAATGTTGTTCTGTTTTATGGTTGAGAACTCCATCTCTGTCTAACAAATTTACATTAAATAAGGTTTGTATAACCAGCCTCAAGAAAGTTTCTCTATGTTTGAATGTAATGGGGTATTCTAAAGTCACCTAAAGATTAGATTTAGAAAACCTCAACTCGCAGGGATAAGGAACCACACGAGGAAGAGAGAAATATcaataactaaaataaaataaaataaaatcatcagATGGATCTGAAACTCAGGCCGACTGGTCAATCAGATAAAAGGACCAATCCAGTGAAATTTAATGGAAATCTAATGGTCAGATTTATATGGAAGAATTCCACGTTTAACAGGTTACCGAGACCCAGAAACCAGAATTAGCAACTACCAAagttagtaactcagattttgAAACTCGGAAATTTAGTACGTAGAAATGTAGAAACTGCAACcgaaattaaaacaaaaaaaaaaatgttgattcAGATACTGGATATCAGAAAGTAGAGTTGAACCAGGATTTTTATATTGATCAAGAAAACTGAACTTTAAACAGAGACAAAACATAGGATTCAACACATAATTGGTAGAAAGATTAATTAGGAATTTAGGACTGATGGTAACGCAGCTATTGATTTTGTGAACAGAATATATAATCGTAGGTTAAGAAATTCTGACCTTTTGTCAACAGGATGAGAGCGAAGATAGATAAGAGAGGACAACAATCAGAAATGCACCTAACTAACCTACTGAATACAAAGTAGAAAGCAATTACTGAATCCACATTAGTCCACTCCTGAGTCCACAGAAGTAACACTTTTGATTCTCACAAGAGTAAGCTTGAGATCCAAAGACCAAAGTAGCAGAGCCACAAAGCCTTTCTTCATTCATAAATTCATGGGTAGGGCCATAGCCCCTTACATACTTGTATAAAACAGTGCTAGACAGACCCGAACTAAAAAAATGAGAGGCCTAAACCAATCCTTAACTGACAAGGTCACATGAATAggctaggaaactgaaataataagGAAAACGGCTTGAAAACAAGACAGGCATTATAGTAACCTACTCCagaccatagttagtaagttcgggAACGCCAATAATACGGAAACGGATTCGTACGGCAATTAAACAGGTCATACAAAAATAATACTTCTCAGAAATTCGGTGCAATAAAATGCGCTCGGCAATGATACGATGCGTGTTTAATACGATTGCTATGTAAAATCCAGAAGCAAAAATCCGagtttattttggtattaaggATGAACTAAAACTGGTTGTttacaactaaattctaatattcCATGCTCTCATGAACACCTAAATCCAATCTAGTTTTCTAATTGGGGATCATTTCtcaatttactttttttttttgttttacatctaacattaattaagtttaatcatgTCTATCATAGCCAATGTTCAT is part of the Macadamia integrifolia cultivar HAES 741 chromosome 9, SCU_Mint_v3, whole genome shotgun sequence genome and encodes:
- the LOC122088020 gene encoding uncharacterized protein LOC122088020 isoform X2 — its product is MGNHDHGKNHTTGHDSHGSHICHKCGWPFPNPHPSAKQRRSHKKVCGTLEGYKLTDPDEEQMSDEDHKGSVLGELKSNENVKHGIQRIESSKSEEDLFSDAVAEFGDTGTSPTIETVVAKGTRSPEVNVKGDVIQEPEHSVQGSQLEKPQGLESSVDNLKSNNLQVQIDSSSFTVDKCLASSSDKETEAVAVDGRKDAHNCASFVSDVNHDERVNLIPEIANIKTGDDVTDRSLMHSGHSFEGHMNENSDANGHFPHLVASPSKPLSMEVSEIDSRLEQMDEFAGVTADVSTTRINAPIDRLVDSKEEQSKLSGPVIPQIDSSSNSCSGPMEVVGIEHMGTMIASERDASVQEVSVAYPSETVDGCNVKAEPNDKIPALSTSTVIPAERHSDVTIKDCRDHGPGTSDTHGAVIKEEEDHPKILASEEDNSSFLLNKLDEGDACSGQQVHGKNLQQEGTVSKSMVEERFNEYETDSFECKASIRGDGSNGSEVPPALSSDVTSTCSGQAQTFFSIEKQRSHDSNHDLSQEILPERSTVIHETVGAAMVSTSDNEVDSASYAINSNDFPEKAIIGTDNVSNGLEALPDSEILPEKPAVIPEGGGDAVVFPADTKVDGASNSISSSSDFPEKDGTDHSNLAGKYIGDGVVEVRQGEDFQEVQKGVDTSRCTDYSSLTNLESQAEYVDTANIRVSEALHEDIKVDHDIAWFFPSGAENFSQNEHHMASALNTESWVPSSVPVEDNNDNDLCGDFSDINSQSLQNDGDHNLKHQLSASDVVHTEFSVKSDGQTDHMKGYSGSASEKMVPSTINATNEQAILSAEILQVYDIRAEEANLKRTSAEESTTGFGRDKFDVGSQPLQDKAANNHHKHYNEGIVPSTSDATDELVILATDDTLQASNTQSQKADLMNTFSEENSTKDFGEDTFEIKYLPLQDDDVNDVKKHPSASAAVSAGVFVDSSSQADSVEGYWGSVSDSTFPSTRDANEESPIIATETIAMSDTGVMDRDQKANLETKVGASERELSGHSDLFDAPSFMTSVESGKRNDQLTTSSEIQTVQNPQQPNSSPLQDGWFPSLAYDAKESEGRKKNEEIIAKVSNWSAGKPHTPLRSLLVEANLESLQKPSNGQEHPATVATKDEASAQDNKVAPKTSPPVTAPEESTALSAQGDQEKEWNTPARLPESKKEKRKGRGNWVPFVCCTSVDLDP
- the LOC122088020 gene encoding uncharacterized protein LOC122088020 isoform X1, translating into MGNHDHGKNHTTGHDSHGSHICHKCGWPFPNPHPSAKQRRSHKKVCGTLEGYKLTDPDEEQMSDEDHKGSGNSVLGELKSNENVKHGIQRIESSKSEEDLFSDAVAEFGDTGTSPTIETVVAKGTRSPEVNVKGDVIQEPEHSVQGSQLEKPQGLESSVDNLKSNNLQVQIDSSSFTVDKCLASSSDKETEAVAVDGRKDAHNCASFVSDVNHDERVNLIPEIANIKTGDDVTDRSLMHSGHSFEGHMNENSDANGHFPHLVASPSKPLSMEVSEIDSRLEQMDEFAGVTADVSTTRINAPIDRLVDSKEEQSKLSGPVIPQIDSSSNSCSGPMEVVGIEHMGTMIASERDASVQEVSVAYPSETVDGCNVKAEPNDKIPALSTSTVIPAERHSDVTIKDCRDHGPGTSDTHGAVIKEEEDHPKILASEEDNSSFLLNKLDEGDACSGQQVHGKNLQQEGTVSKSMVEERFNEYETDSFECKASIRGDGSNGSEVPPALSSDVTSTCSGQAQTFFSIEKQRSHDSNHDLSQEILPERSTVIHETVGAAMVSTSDNEVDSASYAINSNDFPEKAIIGTDNVSNGLEALPDSEILPEKPAVIPEGGGDAVVFPADTKVDGASNSISSSSDFPEKDGTDHSNLAGKYIGDGVVEVRQGEDFQEVQKGVDTSRCTDYSSLTNLESQAEYVDTANIRVSEALHEDIKVDHDIAWFFPSGAENFSQNEHHMASALNTESWVPSSVPVEDNNDNDLCGDFSDINSQSLQNDGDHNLKHQLSASDVVHTEFSVKSDGQTDHMKGYSGSASEKMVPSTINATNEQAILSAEILQVYDIRAEEANLKRTSAEESTTGFGRDKFDVGSQPLQDKAANNHHKHYNEGIVPSTSDATDELVILATDDTLQASNTQSQKADLMNTFSEENSTKDFGEDTFEIKYLPLQDDDVNDVKKHPSASAAVSAGVFVDSSSQADSVEGYWGSVSDSTFPSTRDANEESPIIATETIAMSDTGVMDRDQKANLETKVGASERELSGHSDLFDAPSFMTSVESGKRNDQLTTSSEIQTVQNPQQPNSSPLQDGWFPSLAYDAKESEGRKKNEEIIAKVSNWSAGKPHTPLRSLLVEANLESLQKPSNGQEHPATVATKDEASAQDNKVAPKTSPPVTAPEESTALSAQGDQEKEWNTPARLPESKKEKRKGRGNWVPFVCCTSVDLDP